The genomic stretch CGCTCAAATGATCGGGAACCTCAATCGTAATGGTCCCCTCAAACTTCACATTCACATCAATTGTTTTCATGTTATCCCAATGTACAGGAAATCTACCAGAACTTGGAAATGAAATGAGCCGCCACCCAAATGATTGTGCCCCAAACCACCACAAACGTAATGGCAAATAACACAAATCCAGTAATTCCCAACTTGAAAATCCAATTCATTTTCTTTTCTCCAAAAAGGAGTGGGGGGCACGGTACACAAAGCGACTGACCGCTGTAGCCGGATAGCCGAAGCTACTGTACTACTTGGTGACTGGCGATGTCCCATCGTGCCCCCGCACACTTCCCTCAATGTACAGGAAAACTATTTGCCCGCATATCCTCTGGGAATTTCTTCGTCGTCAAATCGAGCTTGCCGCTCTTGCAACTCGTCAATCAACTCCCGCAGTTGAGCAACAACCGGCTTGATATGCTCGTTTTTGGATTTCCCAAATACCTCACACATAATCTCCGCACCCTTCCAATTTGTTTCAAACTCAAATTGGAATTGTGATGCCAGAGATACCTTCGGCTTCTTCAGCCCTTCGATGTAACGAATGGCTGTAAGCAAAGCATGAGACATCTGGGGATTCATCTTCAATGTCGCCCGCTCACCCCCACACAACCTTGTCCGAATGCCAGACAATTGAGCGTCAGGGTAATCGACAAACATCTTGCACAAGGCATTGCATTGCTCCCCAGTCAATGCCACAGATACCACACAATTGAATCGCTCACCCAAATCAATGTTTTCGCTCAAGAGAGGCAACAACACGTCCCCCTCCATCCAGAACATGAATCGTCCGTTAAAATAACGGAGATCGAATTTCTTTTGTTTCTTTTGGACCAGAAAATAAGGTTTGAATTTCATTTAATCCTCGTTTCAAGAATACTTCCCACGATCATCCTCATCTTCAGGATCAAGGAGATCATCGTTGACTACTTCTGCCCCCACCATTGTTGCCCATCCTAGACGAATGTTGGATTCCAATTCATCATCCACCCACTCATTCTCCAGCACAGATGAGAGAAGATGAATTATCTCTTCCTCAAATGCCTTGGGGTCATGATTTTTTAGTTTCGCCGCAGCCACAAGCTGACGGGCTTGTTTGTGTCGTGGTAAGCTGGCATCAATTTGCAGTTTGTTCATCATGCCCTTCCAATGTACAGGAAAACTAATAATCTATCCGTTGAAGCTGCCCATCCCACCAATAGCGTGTTTTCAACTTGCCTGTAATACGATTGGTGATACAAGCCCATCGTTCTCCCACACCAACAACTAACCCCTGAGCCTGTTCCATTGCTTGGGAAAGATTGCCAGCTTTGCCAGAGGCAATACGCTGACCAGCACTAAATGCCTCAACTTTCCAGCGTTTCATGCTACTTCCCTCACTTCTCCAACCACCTGAGAGGCATGCTCACAGTCATGCTCACCAGGAAATTCCAAATCGGGAGCCAATCGGTCGGCTTTATTCTTGGCATCGTGCCGATCCTTAGCTTCAACCGTAATTAACTTGCGGCGATAACCAATGCGAATTACTTCAACATCGAATTTCATACATCCTCCAAAAAGACGGGTATGGCGTCTTCTCTGAGTCGCAACCCAGCTTGTTTCGCTGATTCAACTAAATCTAAATTAAGATACTTCTGCAACAATTGCAGATATATCCCCATGAACAAGGCACCATGATGATTGCTCCGACCATCACAAGTGCTAGTCATGCTGTGAGCTAACTCATGCAGAATTATCCAAGTGTAGGTCTTCTCACCAAACCTGACCGCTATCCTGGTTGCATCTGCTTTTTTTGTTTTCTTTTTGAACATGGGCATTACTTGGGGAGGAAATTCCAATCCCCGCTCTGCCCATATATGATTCACAATGGGTTGAATTGCCTCAAACAAAACTTCCGTTATGTCGTGAGGTGCTACCGCCCATCGCTCCCATGCATACACTCTGTTTTGTTGTGGGTCTTTCATATCAGGTCAATGTACAGGAAAACTAATCCCATTTTCCAGGGGCAAACCCGGCAAATTCACCATCCTTCACAATAATCTGGTCAAGGTTGAGTTGTGAATCGTAGTATTCCAGTCGCCGCCCTTGTGGTAACAACCCCTGCCTCACCAATGTCTCCACCACAAACTCTGCATCATTTGTTACAGATTTATTTTGCGGTTGATTAGTGTCCCGTATCACAAGACACTCATCGGTTGATTCTAAATCCATTATCTCCCACTCGGCGTGCATAATGCCTCCTCAATAATCGCTGTGGCGTCGTCGTTGATTTCCTCCTCCGTCTTCCCCCGAACATCCTGAATAATGAATTCAGGTCCATCTGAAGCAAGGAAGAGAACTTTCCTACTGACAATGCCATTGGAGGTATGAACACAGCATCCAGCAGCAACGGCTCGACCATCGCTACCAAATCCAACAAGCCGGGGAAGTTTTGTAATCATTTCAGCACCCTTTCACTCACCCAATGTACAGGAAAACTACCATGCTACGTCAGGCATACTACTCGTTTCCGTCCAACCTTCCCGTTGTGAATCAGGTGGTACAGGAAATTTAATGACAGGGCAACCTTTACACCAACTAGAATAAATGACAGTGCGACACTCAATTTCTTTGTCTTTTATTCGTGGGAAGGCTTTCTTGGCCATCGCAATCATGCGTTGAAAAGATGGCAGACTGTGATCGTAACAATTGGCAATAATATACGCATTGCCAAATCGTTTTTTGTCCGGCTCTTGTGCAGTGCCAAAGTCTACCTCATGCGTAACAATGTATTTGTTATATGTCATGTTATATCCTAAATGAAAACAACAATGGAGGATTGGATACCTCCCGACTGCAACCGCTGTTAGCTTTAGAATCCCTGGTGCTTGCAGCCACACCTCAGATTGCTTAGCGTACCTCGCCCAGGTGAGGATTGTTGTTATTCCAAATACCCTACCACGTTGCCCGGCAAAGGCCGATTGAGATTCACCTTGTCACCAGCCTCTTGGCCTTTTCTGAAAGCTGAATTGTCGTTGTAACAAGGATTGCGGGCAGCTTTCTTCAATCGAATACCCAATTGATCGAATGCATCCTTCACCTTGTCACGCTTCACCGTAATCAAACTGGTTCCGGTGCTTATGCTCTCGCCCGTGATTTCATCAACTTCCATAATCACAGGGGCCTCTGCCCGCTCCTCAACATGACGGGCTTGCATCATTTCCCGCAGCCTGTGAGATATGCGGTTCGACATCCCCTTCTGAAAACTCACACTCAATTTCTTCCGAGGACATCGAATGTCATAGGAACCCTTGCCCAACTTGTAGGATTCTGAATCCTTGTAGCCAGTAGTGGCCGTATCCATCGCATCCAAAATAATGCCATAGAGATACTTCGCCATTTCAACATCGGTCGAAAGACCAAACAGATGATAGGCTTTCTCCCACCCATACCAAATACGACAATCGCAAAACTCTGCAATCGCCGTCACGCAGAGGTCAATGGGATGCCTTCGCTTCCGGCCCGTGGGAATTACCCCATCCACACACTTGGCTTCACCCAAGAATACTCGGTCCATTGATAGGTTATACACCTTCATCAATTGACCAATCTTGTGAGCCGCCGCCATCGCTTCGGCTTCTGTGCAACCACGATTGACCGTCTTCTGACACAAATCCTGAATGGTCTGAATAACTTTTTGAATTTCCATTATGTTCTCCTTGCCACTCCAATGTACAGGAAAACTAAGTGTCGATGATCCTCTTGACAGCCTTACGCCACAACAGACGGGCATTGTATTCCGCAATGCGTGCCATCAGCTTTTCCGTGCTGGAATCCTGCAATGGAGTAACTTGAATGGTGGCATACGGCTCACCCTTGTTGAGAGAAAAAAGTTCCCTCTTGGCAGCAGTATGAGCCTCCTTGACCACCATCTCCAGCGATTCACAACAATTGACAATATCCAATGCCAATCGAGTGAGTGTCTGTCGCTCGTGGTCGCACAATTCCTGTAGCTCTTGATCTGTGTTCATTTGCACAACCCTTGGAAAAAGACCATCCACTCGTGGAACTTCCCCGGCCACAATAGCATAACACCTATCAGGCCAGTAATAAAGCCATCAAGAACGCACAGCAGGCTTTTCATTGTAATGCTCCATACACCACGAATAAAAATCAGGTAGAGAATTGGCTTCGTAAAAACAAAAATTAGGTGAATTGACGATTGCTTTGATTTCCGCAACCCACCTGTTCTGGATATTTTCCCTATCCTTCTCAAGCCACGCCCACATCGCCATTTCCCGTGAATCGCCCATTATGCCGTCACCGTCTTCCTGCCGTCATACAAAACTACTTGATTGTCGCCAATCGGCTGATCGACAACTTCCAAATCATCGAAACCAATGCCGCCCACCCAAATCAAAACCTTCTCTTGTTTTGCAGCACTTGCCATGAGCGTGCGATAGGATTGACGCATGGACTTGGACAAACCAGCGATAATCTCTTCTTTAGTCGGCATAGTATCTCCCCAATGTACAGGAAAACTAGGACCGCAGAAAATCCGTTACGCTTCGACACCACTTCTCAGCAGACCCAAGACTCTCAAACTCCTCCAAGATACGGAGATATGTCTTGGATTTCCCCGCATACGTCAGTGGTGTAACCCAAAAGGTTCTCACCCCACAGGAAAATCGGGACGGCTGAGTTAAATGTATCTCAATGTTGTTGATTTGTTTTATTTTCATGAGGAAATACCACCAATTCCCTTCCTGCCCCCTCATTGATATTGCGGGCACAGCGTGGACAATAATACTCCCCACTGTCAGAATGCCGACACGCATTCTTTTCAGTTACCATTCTGTCACAAGCTGTGCGTCTGCATTTTATTGGAAACATGATGTCTCAATGTACAGGAAAACTAATGCGAAACCATCGGCTGGCAGTAACCATCAAAAGAAGAGTAAATCAACATCCCAAATGGCTGATACCCCAAACGAATCAATTCTGCCACCTCAGCTTCCAATTCCGCAAGTGTAGTGCCCTTGGCAACTTTATAGTCTTGTATCATAATTGCTCCGACAAAAGCGACCACGCAGCATGTATCCGCTTGAATTCAATCGGATCACCGCCATGATCTGGGTGGTGTTGCATTGCCAATTCTCGATACCGCTTGTCCAACTCTGCTCGACTCGGCTTGAAAGTAAATCCCAATACGTCAAAGGGATCATCCTTTTTCAACGTGGCCGATGCTTCCGCATGATTCATCCTCTCATCCCAAGCAGAACGCCACTCGGCACGATTGCCCCGACCCGTACTGGGATCGTAGGTCTTGTATCCGTCCAAAAAACCCTTCTTGGGCTTCTTTATTTTACCAACCATGTAAATGGCCCCCAACTTCTGCCCGCCACTGTAGTGTATTCCTTCCACCAAAAAGGAAACACCCACAGAACAAAACGATATATCCTAATCTTGAAATACTTGTTCCTCATTTCTTCCACTTCTCCGCAAGTCGCTTTTTCGCCTCTTGTGCCGACCGAGCTTCAGCCAATCGTTCCGCCACCGTCTTATTGACTGGCTTCTTGAACAATTCAGCCACCCGTTGTTTCCGTTTCATTTTAACCTCGGATGCTTGACCCGAAGATCAGGCAATGCATTCCCATGAATCTGAGATAAATTTAATCCACATCCCTGGGTCAAATGCTTGCAACAACGTACCCCATGACGGGCTCGACGGTAGCCAGGACAGGAACATCCCCATTGCCCAGTTTTCTTGTTCTGTGCAACAATGTAAATCCGATTACTGGTTTCAGAACGGATTTCAAACCGATTACACCATTGGTCATTGTCGGGCAGCGAAACTGCTCCGTATGGCCGTGTTGCTAATGCTGTTCCCATAATGTCCTCAATGTACAGGAAAACTAAACAAACCCCCACCAACGGGTGTGGCTGAAAAACGCTACATCTTGCAAATGTAACAGAATTCCGCCACACCCATTAGAGGTATTAGTGTTTGTCGAAAACCACATCTCGACCCAATTTCGGCAAGTTCCAACACATGCCGCAATGCTCACAACCACCGGGACACTCTATCGCATCCTTCGGAATTCTATTATCGACACCAACACGAACCAGCCCCCTCCTTTTACTTTCCCCATCCCGTATCCAAGCCACTGGCAGTTTGTTGGGATTATCCATCTTGTATCCCGGCCAAGCCGAAAACAAGATAGTCGCATTTTCCGGGCGAGTATGTTTCCGCAACCATTGATTCGCCCAACCATATCGTTTCGTGAAAATGAGAAACTTAGTATCGGGAAACTCCCCGACGAATTCCATCATCTTGCAGAAAAACGAATAGGATGGACAATCACCCGAAACAAAAAACCGAAACCACCCCACTGTGCGGCTGGCAAACTGCTCCCGCAAATCTGCAAAGAATTCGACAGGATTGCCAGCCAAACGAGTATTGTGGGTCCAAGCCTTGCGAACTGAAGGATACATCAGTTTCTTGGCGTAACATCCCTTGTTTCGACAAGGGGCATCCTTCGCACACGTCACACAAGGCAATAAGGAAAGATTAGGTATCTTTCCCAATTTCGTGTTGCCCGCAATGACCTTGACTCCGCTCTCACTCCATGAATGAAACTTAGGCATGATATTCCTTGGCTTGAGGTTGTTGTTACGCAATCCCAATGTACAGGAATACTACTCTTCCAATTCCGCCATGAATTCCGAATACTCGCATTCGTTCTCCACAGAGAGAACTTTCCCAATCACACGGCCAGTTTTAACCACAATCAATTGTCCACCCTCTTGAATGGTTGTGGCGATCCTGCCGTCCCGCAATCCTCGGTCCAACTTTCCTTCCGTCATCTTGGGGTCCGTAATCAATACGGTTTGTTCTACTGTCCCCGAAACATCGAAAGAAATGCGGAATTCCCGTCCTACTGGTTTCTTCACGTCACACCTCCTGAATTTCTAGGACTATTTCACCACCAAATTTCTTGTGTTGCACTTTCTCAATCAATTCTCTGAATTCAGCCAGTGCAGCCTTTTTGACTTCGTATTTGCCCACATTGTCCACAATAATGGGCGTGAGAAGCTTGACATAATACGATTTCGGACGGGCATTCATCGCATCAGCTACTTTCTGAGCAGCTTGAAATGAAGCAAAGCGTCTCAATCTGCCTTTGGGAGTATCCAAAGTTGCATGAGTTTCATGGTTATGCACAAACCACGTAAACTTGCCGCCCGCTCCAGAAGCCGCTTTCCAACCTATGAATTCACTCATGCTTTTTCCCTCCTGCCCCCGCAATGTACAGGAAAACTATCGTTCCATGATTTTCGACGCAATGTACAGGAAAACTAATTGTAATGTTAATCTAAACAGTTTGGGTAATTTGTATACTTTATAATTCTTCTGGAAACTTGTTTAAAACCCATTTATCATTAATTTAATCATTTTTCCCACCATTACATTAAATATATCATTTAACTGTACATTGAATTTATTTTATTTAATTTTATATCAAGACCCCTCACCAAATCTATTTAATTTAATTTTAAATTAGGGGTCGATCTTGCCCCAATAGGAGTGCATTTAAGACCCAATTAAATTAAATTTAATGCCTGGGATGCCTTAAAAGCAATTCAAATGCGTTACATACACTCGGGACTAAGCCCTGATTTTTAATCATTTTGAACTTTTATGCTCCTCTATGACGTAACCCCTTGGGTCATATAGGTTTACAATATAGAATAATTTATGATTAAAAATGGGCAAGAAACCCACAAGAGGAAGGAGTAATGAGGCAGGAATGGGCAAGAAACCCACAAACTGGAAGAATTAACTAGAGGGTGCGAGGCATTACCAATCCAACATACGGCGGAAGTATTGGTTTTCATTTTCTTTTGGACCAACAGCTTTCGTTGGCTGCTTGGCCTGCTTGGATATTTTGTTATTTAAAGAGAGAGCTAATCCACCATTGGGCAGCAGATGTAATCCTTTGTCTTTAGGATATGTCTTGGCAGGATATGTCTTGGCGTGTTTTTTAGATTTTGTTTTATGTTTATTAATGAATCTTTGGAGGATTTGCTGGGGGTCTTGATAGAATTTCCCCCAGACGAGGAATTCGACTTGTCGTAGATAATACCTAATAGTTCCACTTGTTTCCATAGCTAAACAATCTGCCAATCCTTTGATAACATCTATGAGTTTGTGGGTAGGGAATGGTTTAGCATCGGAACAGAGTGCATAGGGAGAAATGCCTTTGATATTGGGGAAGGGGTGGGCTACGAATATTTTATTAGCACAATTAGCTGGCAGATGGGTGAGATTAGCTTGTTTGGCCCAGAGAAAGAGCCGTATGGCGTTAATAAGTTCAATTTGTAGATCAATCAGGCCATTGTGCCAATTGAGAGGTTTGATTTCTTGAGAGTGTTGATTGAATCCTATTAGGATTGGGTTATCGACATTAGGGATATTTTGTTTCTTTTTCTTAGGTTTTGATTTAGTGACAGGCTGTTGAATAATTTGCTCGAATATATCTCTGATTTTGGGACTGGGGGTATCTTTTTTCATATTTGTCGCCTTTTGTCACATTAGGGCCTATTTATTAACAGGATATATGCGGGTGCGGATACATCCCGTGTGCAGGATGTATCCCGTGTGCAGGATGTATCCCGTGTGCAGGATGTATCCNNNNNNNNNNNNNNNNNNNNNNNNNNNNNNNNNNNNNNNNNNNNNNNNNNNNNNNNNNNNNNNNNNNNNNNNNNNNNNNNNNNNNNNNNNNNNNNNNNNNATCCCGTGTGCAGGATGTATCCCGTGTGCAGGATGTATCCCGTGTGCAGGATGTATCCGCAGGATATATCTTAGTCTTTTAGCAGATCACTGAGGGGTTGGTCGGTGAATTCTCTGAGGAAGTATTCGATAGGTTCTTCTTGATCGACCTTCCACATTTTAATAAGGAAAGTTTTACCTCGGAACTTCAACACCATAGCTGGATCGATAGGAACTTTCTTTGTGATGGTAGTTTTAACGGAGAGGGAATCGTGGTTAGGAATCCAGATAGCTCCGACTTCAAAGGGCATGGTGAGGGGGAGCAAGTCACCAACGATGGGGCTGCTATAGAATTCAGCGAATAGTCGATAGATTTTGGATACAGCGTCACGATAG from Pseudomonadota bacterium encodes the following:
- a CDS encoding J domain-containing protein, with the protein product MGVSFLVEGIHYSGGQKLGAIYMVGKIKKPKKGFLDGYKTYDPSTGRGNRAEWRSAWDERMNHAEASATLKKDDPFDVLGFTFKPSRAELDKRYRELAMQHHPDHGGDPIEFKRIHAAWSLLSEQL
- a CDS encoding DUF2786 domain-containing protein gives rise to the protein MEIQKVIQTIQDLCQKTVNRGCTEAEAMAAAHKIGQLMKVYNLSMDRVFLGEAKCVDGVIPTGRKRRHPIDLCVTAIAEFCDCRIWYGWEKAYHLFGLSTDVEMAKYLYGIILDAMDTATTGYKDSESYKLGKGSYDIRCPRKKLSVSFQKGMSNRISHRLREMMQARHVEERAEAPVIMEVDEITGESISTGTSLITVKRDKVKDAFDQLGIRLKKAARNPCYNDNSAFRKGQEAGDKVNLNRPLPGNVVGYLE